A genome region from Oncorhynchus masou masou isolate Uvic2021 chromosome 14, UVic_Omas_1.1, whole genome shotgun sequence includes the following:
- the LOC135554494 gene encoding uncharacterized protein LOC135554494 isoform X3 — MFLFEVGFLVAVLKVYPTYAVENQACTSVEIDCGKLKTSDGRYMYLYNMSGVSDIAVYNITGTAIANSGGDKPMEFDKNEVVTMNNSSITLYKCQHLTMNIIYIDSTQQKTGTESNGKDPPVKERCSHYIVTEMKNEVVTTAPLNSTIIPDGDHPDTHRGDTSLIWIIFALALVIAGLPLVFCCMYKHWRDKQCNQCHRDMEAGQGIPEPNSIPLMQNEQRDASDQGGEPGEESRQPMDNEETGADNPLLNGDASGQGEEAVRGMEDGKLSDNDRADTETCQKTHADSHPLNVPKVVRVNSQTDYTQLLGQPQSNGHVPYRRESHLTNGAPGQGAGETSPLLCRSPGEEGVLEGQDRKSADSGGTDPDSCQKTHAEPPLVNGHHDVRVNDETKEATPGAQSPGPPQMNGGPPMSDRAAEETTALLDKQALDKDQVTKPHELIDKGPNDMESRRGEL, encoded by the exons ATGTTTTTGTTTGAAGTGGGTTTTTTGGTTGCTGTCTTGAAAGTCTATCCAACCTACGCTGTCGAGAATCAAG CATGTACTTCGGTGGAAATTGATTGTGGAAAATTGAAGACCAGTGATGGTAGATACATGTATCTATACAACATGTCAGGTGTATCTGACATTGCGGTGTACAACATTACAGGG ACTGCCATTGCCAACAGTGGAGGGGACAAGCCAATGGAATTTGATAAGAATGAGGTGGTAACGATGAACAACAGTTCAATCACCCTCTATAAATGCCAACATCTGACAATGAACATAATTTACATTGATTCTACACAG CAGAAGACTGGAACTGAGTCTAATGGTAAAGATCCCCCAGTTAAGGAGAGATGTTCCCATTACATTGTCACAG AGATGAAGAATGAGGTTGTGACAACTGCACCTTTGAATTCAACCATCATCCCAG ATGGAGACCATCCTGATACACACCGCGGTGACACTAGCTTGATCTGGATAATCTTTG CTCTCGCGCTGGTCATTGCTGGTTTGCCCTTAGTGTTTTGTTGTATGTACAAACATTGGAGAGACAAACAGTG CAACCAATGCCACAGAGACATGGAAGCGGGTCAGGGCATTCCAGAACCAAATTCCATTCCTCTGATGCAGAATGAGCAACGTGATGCCAG TGACCAAGGAGGTGagccaggagaggagagcaggcagCCCATGGACAATGAAGAGACAGGAGCTGACAACCCTCTGCTGAATGGAGATGCCAG TGGCCAAGGAGAGGAAGCTGTTCGAGGAATGGAGGATGGAAAGCTGTCAGACAATGACCGAGCAGACACTGAAACCTGTCAGAAGACACATGCTGATTCCCATCCACTGAATGTACCCAAGGTTGTCAG GGTTAACAGCCAGACTGATTACACACAGCTTCTTGGTCAACCTCAGAGCAATGGACACGTGCCATATAGAAG GGAATCACACCTGACCAATGGGGCTCCAGGTCAGGGTGCTGGTGAGACTTCACCCCTCCTCTGCAG AAGCCCAGGAGAGGAAGGCGTGCTAGAAGGGCAGGACAGGAAGTCAGCAGACAGTGGGGGAACAGATCCTGACTCCTGTCAGAAGACACATGCTGAACCCCCTCTAGTGAATGGACACCATGATGTCAG GGTTAACGATGAGACTAAGGAAGCGACTCCTGGTGCACAGAGTCCAGGACCTCCTCAGATGAATGGAGGACCTCCCATGTCTGACAGAGCTGCAGAGGAAACCACTGCTCTATTGGACAAACAGGCCTTGGACAAGGACCAAGTCACCAAACCTCATGAGTTAATA GACAAAGGACCTAATGACATGGAGTCAAGAAGAGGAGAACTGTAA
- the LOC135554494 gene encoding uncharacterized protein LOC135554494 isoform X4 — MFLFEVGFLVAVLKVYPTYAVENQACTSVEIDCGKLKTSDGRYMYLYNMSGVSDIAVYNITGTAIANSGGDKPMEFDKNEVVTMNNSSITLYKCQHLTMNIIYIDSTQQKTGTESNGKDPPVKERCSHYIVTEMKNEVVTTAPLNSTIIPDGDHPDTHRGDTSLIWIIFVALALVIAGLPLVFCCMYKHWRDKQCNQCHRDMEAGQGIPEPNSIPLMQNEQRDASDQGGEPGEESRQPMDNEETGADNPLLNGDASGQGEEAVRGMEDGKLSDNDRADTETCQKTHADSHPLNVPKVVRVNSQTDYTQLLGQPQSNGHVPYRRESHLTNGAPGQGAGETSPLLCSPGEEGVLEGQDRKSADSGGTDPDSCQKTHAEPPLVNGHHDVRVNDETKEATPGAQSPGPPQMNGGPPMSDRAAEETTALLDKQALDKDQVTKPHELIDKGPNDMESRRGEL; from the exons ATGTTTTTGTTTGAAGTGGGTTTTTTGGTTGCTGTCTTGAAAGTCTATCCAACCTACGCTGTCGAGAATCAAG CATGTACTTCGGTGGAAATTGATTGTGGAAAATTGAAGACCAGTGATGGTAGATACATGTATCTATACAACATGTCAGGTGTATCTGACATTGCGGTGTACAACATTACAGGG ACTGCCATTGCCAACAGTGGAGGGGACAAGCCAATGGAATTTGATAAGAATGAGGTGGTAACGATGAACAACAGTTCAATCACCCTCTATAAATGCCAACATCTGACAATGAACATAATTTACATTGATTCTACACAG CAGAAGACTGGAACTGAGTCTAATGGTAAAGATCCCCCAGTTAAGGAGAGATGTTCCCATTACATTGTCACAG AGATGAAGAATGAGGTTGTGACAACTGCACCTTTGAATTCAACCATCATCCCAG ATGGAGACCATCCTGATACACACCGCGGTGACACTAGCTTGATCTGGATAATCTTTG TAGCTCTCGCGCTGGTCATTGCTGGTTTGCCCTTAGTGTTTTGTTGTATGTACAAACATTGGAGAGACAAACAGTG CAACCAATGCCACAGAGACATGGAAGCGGGTCAGGGCATTCCAGAACCAAATTCCATTCCTCTGATGCAGAATGAGCAACGTGATGCCAG TGACCAAGGAGGTGagccaggagaggagagcaggcagCCCATGGACAATGAAGAGACAGGAGCTGACAACCCTCTGCTGAATGGAGATGCCAG TGGCCAAGGAGAGGAAGCTGTTCGAGGAATGGAGGATGGAAAGCTGTCAGACAATGACCGAGCAGACACTGAAACCTGTCAGAAGACACATGCTGATTCCCATCCACTGAATGTACCCAAGGTTGTCAG GGTTAACAGCCAGACTGATTACACACAGCTTCTTGGTCAACCTCAGAGCAATGGACACGTGCCATATAGAAG GGAATCACACCTGACCAATGGGGCTCCAGGTCAGGGTGCTGGTGAGACTTCACCCCTCCTCTGCAG CCCAGGAGAGGAAGGCGTGCTAGAAGGGCAGGACAGGAAGTCAGCAGACAGTGGGGGAACAGATCCTGACTCCTGTCAGAAGACACATGCTGAACCCCCTCTAGTGAATGGACACCATGATGTCAG GGTTAACGATGAGACTAAGGAAGCGACTCCTGGTGCACAGAGTCCAGGACCTCCTCAGATGAATGGAGGACCTCCCATGTCTGACAGAGCTGCAGAGGAAACCACTGCTCTATTGGACAAACAGGCCTTGGACAAGGACCAAGTCACCAAACCTCATGAGTTAATA GACAAAGGACCTAATGACATGGAGTCAAGAAGAGGAGAACTGTAA
- the LOC135554494 gene encoding uncharacterized protein LOC135554494 isoform X2 yields the protein MFLFEVGFLVAVLKVYPTYAVENQACTSVEIDCGKLKTSDGRYMYLYNMSGVSDIAVYNITGTAIANSGGDKPMEFDKNEVVTMNNSSITLYKCQHLTMNIIYIDSTQKTGTESNGKDPPVKERCSHYIVTEMKNEVVTTAPLNSTIIPDGDHPDTHRGDTSLIWIIFVALALVIAGLPLVFCCMYKHWRDKQCNQCHRDMEAGQGIPEPNSIPLMQNEQRDASDQGGEPGEESRQPMDNEETGADNPLLNGDASGQGEEAVRGMEDGKLSDNDRADTETCQKTHADSHPLNVPKVVRVNSQTDYTQLLGQPQSNGHVPYRRESHLTNGAPGQGAGETSPLLCRSPGEEGVLEGQDRKSADSGGTDPDSCQKTHAEPPLVNGHHDVRVNDETKEATPGAQSPGPPQMNGGPPMSDRAAEETTALLDKQALDKDQVTKPHELIDKGPNDMESRRGEL from the exons ATGTTTTTGTTTGAAGTGGGTTTTTTGGTTGCTGTCTTGAAAGTCTATCCAACCTACGCTGTCGAGAATCAAG CATGTACTTCGGTGGAAATTGATTGTGGAAAATTGAAGACCAGTGATGGTAGATACATGTATCTATACAACATGTCAGGTGTATCTGACATTGCGGTGTACAACATTACAGGG ACTGCCATTGCCAACAGTGGAGGGGACAAGCCAATGGAATTTGATAAGAATGAGGTGGTAACGATGAACAACAGTTCAATCACCCTCTATAAATGCCAACATCTGACAATGAACATAATTTACATTGATTCTACACAG AAGACTGGAACTGAGTCTAATGGTAAAGATCCCCCAGTTAAGGAGAGATGTTCCCATTACATTGTCACAG AGATGAAGAATGAGGTTGTGACAACTGCACCTTTGAATTCAACCATCATCCCAG ATGGAGACCATCCTGATACACACCGCGGTGACACTAGCTTGATCTGGATAATCTTTG TAGCTCTCGCGCTGGTCATTGCTGGTTTGCCCTTAGTGTTTTGTTGTATGTACAAACATTGGAGAGACAAACAGTG CAACCAATGCCACAGAGACATGGAAGCGGGTCAGGGCATTCCAGAACCAAATTCCATTCCTCTGATGCAGAATGAGCAACGTGATGCCAG TGACCAAGGAGGTGagccaggagaggagagcaggcagCCCATGGACAATGAAGAGACAGGAGCTGACAACCCTCTGCTGAATGGAGATGCCAG TGGCCAAGGAGAGGAAGCTGTTCGAGGAATGGAGGATGGAAAGCTGTCAGACAATGACCGAGCAGACACTGAAACCTGTCAGAAGACACATGCTGATTCCCATCCACTGAATGTACCCAAGGTTGTCAG GGTTAACAGCCAGACTGATTACACACAGCTTCTTGGTCAACCTCAGAGCAATGGACACGTGCCATATAGAAG GGAATCACACCTGACCAATGGGGCTCCAGGTCAGGGTGCTGGTGAGACTTCACCCCTCCTCTGCAG AAGCCCAGGAGAGGAAGGCGTGCTAGAAGGGCAGGACAGGAAGTCAGCAGACAGTGGGGGAACAGATCCTGACTCCTGTCAGAAGACACATGCTGAACCCCCTCTAGTGAATGGACACCATGATGTCAG GGTTAACGATGAGACTAAGGAAGCGACTCCTGGTGCACAGAGTCCAGGACCTCCTCAGATGAATGGAGGACCTCCCATGTCTGACAGAGCTGCAGAGGAAACCACTGCTCTATTGGACAAACAGGCCTTGGACAAGGACCAAGTCACCAAACCTCATGAGTTAATA GACAAAGGACCTAATGACATGGAGTCAAGAAGAGGAGAACTGTAA
- the LOC135554494 gene encoding uncharacterized protein LOC135554494 isoform X1, giving the protein MFLFEVGFLVAVLKVYPTYAVENQACTSVEIDCGKLKTSDGRYMYLYNMSGVSDIAVYNITGTAIANSGGDKPMEFDKNEVVTMNNSSITLYKCQHLTMNIIYIDSTQQKTGTESNGKDPPVKERCSHYIVTEMKNEVVTTAPLNSTIIPDGDHPDTHRGDTSLIWIIFVALALVIAGLPLVFCCMYKHWRDKQCNQCHRDMEAGQGIPEPNSIPLMQNEQRDASDQGGEPGEESRQPMDNEETGADNPLLNGDASGQGEEAVRGMEDGKLSDNDRADTETCQKTHADSHPLNVPKVVRVNSQTDYTQLLGQPQSNGHVPYRRESHLTNGAPGQGAGETSPLLCRSPGEEGVLEGQDRKSADSGGTDPDSCQKTHAEPPLVNGHHDVRVNDETKEATPGAQSPGPPQMNGGPPMSDRAAEETTALLDKQALDKDQVTKPHELIDKGPNDMESRRGEL; this is encoded by the exons ATGTTTTTGTTTGAAGTGGGTTTTTTGGTTGCTGTCTTGAAAGTCTATCCAACCTACGCTGTCGAGAATCAAG CATGTACTTCGGTGGAAATTGATTGTGGAAAATTGAAGACCAGTGATGGTAGATACATGTATCTATACAACATGTCAGGTGTATCTGACATTGCGGTGTACAACATTACAGGG ACTGCCATTGCCAACAGTGGAGGGGACAAGCCAATGGAATTTGATAAGAATGAGGTGGTAACGATGAACAACAGTTCAATCACCCTCTATAAATGCCAACATCTGACAATGAACATAATTTACATTGATTCTACACAG CAGAAGACTGGAACTGAGTCTAATGGTAAAGATCCCCCAGTTAAGGAGAGATGTTCCCATTACATTGTCACAG AGATGAAGAATGAGGTTGTGACAACTGCACCTTTGAATTCAACCATCATCCCAG ATGGAGACCATCCTGATACACACCGCGGTGACACTAGCTTGATCTGGATAATCTTTG TAGCTCTCGCGCTGGTCATTGCTGGTTTGCCCTTAGTGTTTTGTTGTATGTACAAACATTGGAGAGACAAACAGTG CAACCAATGCCACAGAGACATGGAAGCGGGTCAGGGCATTCCAGAACCAAATTCCATTCCTCTGATGCAGAATGAGCAACGTGATGCCAG TGACCAAGGAGGTGagccaggagaggagagcaggcagCCCATGGACAATGAAGAGACAGGAGCTGACAACCCTCTGCTGAATGGAGATGCCAG TGGCCAAGGAGAGGAAGCTGTTCGAGGAATGGAGGATGGAAAGCTGTCAGACAATGACCGAGCAGACACTGAAACCTGTCAGAAGACACATGCTGATTCCCATCCACTGAATGTACCCAAGGTTGTCAG GGTTAACAGCCAGACTGATTACACACAGCTTCTTGGTCAACCTCAGAGCAATGGACACGTGCCATATAGAAG GGAATCACACCTGACCAATGGGGCTCCAGGTCAGGGTGCTGGTGAGACTTCACCCCTCCTCTGCAG AAGCCCAGGAGAGGAAGGCGTGCTAGAAGGGCAGGACAGGAAGTCAGCAGACAGTGGGGGAACAGATCCTGACTCCTGTCAGAAGACACATGCTGAACCCCCTCTAGTGAATGGACACCATGATGTCAG GGTTAACGATGAGACTAAGGAAGCGACTCCTGGTGCACAGAGTCCAGGACCTCCTCAGATGAATGGAGGACCTCCCATGTCTGACAGAGCTGCAGAGGAAACCACTGCTCTATTGGACAAACAGGCCTTGGACAAGGACCAAGTCACCAAACCTCATGAGTTAATA GACAAAGGACCTAATGACATGGAGTCAAGAAGAGGAGAACTGTAA